Proteins found in one Clostridia bacterium genomic segment:
- a CDS encoding NADH-dependent [FeFe] hydrogenase, group A6 yields the protein MGDVTLTIDGRQVTVPAGTSVLEAAGQAGVNIPTLCYLKDINVIGSCRMCVVEIEGARTLAASCVTPVAPNMVVHTNTKTVRDARRAVLELIISNHPYECLTCTRSGSCELQSMAESMGIREIRFEGEKGQHPVDRSSPSIVRDPNKCILCRRCISVCENVQGVSAIGLARRGFASVVSPAGELPLGEAICTNCGQCVLVCPTGALTEVDSTRTVWDALADPKKHVVVQTAPAIRVSLGEEFGLAPGSIVTGQMVAALRALGFDRVFDTDFTADLTIIEEGNELLERIKHGGAMPMITSCSPGWIKFIEHFYPEMLPNLSTCKSPQQMFGALAKTYYAEKAGIDPKDVFVVSIMPCTAKKFECERPEMRSSGYKDVDAVLTTRELARMLRESGIDVSCLEPEDYDAPLGISTGAGVIFGASGGVMEAALRTVYEVVTGKELPSLDFEAVRGFEGIKEAQVDLAGTTVRVAVAHGLGNARKLLDRVRSGEAAYDFIEIMACPGGCIGGGGQPIGTNTERRLERIAATYQADRGMPMRKSHENPAIKQLYEEFLKAPLGERSHELLHTHYVARGKWKTV from the coding sequence ATGGGCGATGTTACTCTCACCATAGACGGGCGCCAAGTCACGGTACCCGCCGGCACTAGCGTTCTCGAGGCTGCGGGGCAGGCGGGCGTGAATATCCCCACCCTCTGCTACCTGAAGGACATCAACGTGATAGGTTCGTGCCGTATGTGTGTCGTGGAGATCGAGGGCGCCAGGACGTTGGCCGCCTCGTGCGTGACTCCAGTTGCTCCGAACATGGTTGTCCACACCAATACCAAGACGGTGCGGGACGCCCGCCGTGCGGTGCTGGAACTCATTATCTCGAACCACCCATATGAGTGCCTTACGTGCACGAGAAGTGGATCCTGCGAACTGCAGAGCATGGCGGAGTCCATGGGGATCAGGGAGATAAGATTCGAGGGCGAGAAGGGACAGCACCCTGTTGACCGCTCGTCGCCGTCGATTGTCCGTGATCCTAACAAGTGCATCCTCTGCCGCAGGTGCATATCGGTATGTGAGAACGTGCAGGGAGTGTCGGCCATAGGCCTCGCTCGTCGCGGGTTCGCGAGCGTGGTGAGCCCAGCAGGCGAGTTGCCTCTTGGAGAGGCCATCTGCACCAACTGCGGCCAGTGTGTGCTTGTGTGCCCAACCGGGGCTCTGACTGAGGTGGATTCCACGCGAACGGTGTGGGACGCGCTTGCAGACCCGAAGAAGCACGTTGTGGTCCAGACTGCCCCCGCCATCAGGGTGTCCCTTGGCGAGGAGTTCGGGCTTGCTCCAGGGTCCATCGTGACCGGACAGATGGTAGCGGCCCTGCGGGCGCTCGGGTTTGACCGGGTGTTCGACACCGACTTCACAGCTGACCTAACAATCATCGAGGAAGGCAACGAGCTGCTCGAGAGGATCAAACACGGAGGCGCAATGCCCATGATCACCTCTTGCAGCCCTGGATGGATCAAGTTCATCGAGCACTTCTACCCTGAGATGTTGCCGAACCTGTCGACGTGCAAGTCGCCTCAGCAGATGTTCGGCGCCCTGGCCAAGACCTACTACGCTGAGAAGGCCGGAATCGACCCGAAGGATGTGTTCGTGGTCTCGATCATGCCATGTACCGCGAAGAAGTTCGAGTGCGAGAGGCCTGAGATGCGTTCCTCCGGCTACAAGGATGTCGACGCCGTGCTTACCACCCGCGAGCTCGCCAGGATGCTACGGGAGTCGGGGATCGACGTGTCATGCCTTGAACCCGAGGATTACGATGCTCCTCTGGGCATAAGCACTGGTGCAGGCGTGATCTTCGGCGCCAGCGGCGGTGTGATGGAGGCGGCCCTCAGAACGGTGTACGAGGTGGTCACAGGCAAGGAACTGCCCTCGCTGGATTTCGAAGCGGTGAGAGGGTTCGAGGGAATCAAGGAGGCGCAGGTGGACCTGGCAGGCACAACCGTTCGCGTTGCGGTGGCCCACGGCCTCGGAAACGCCCGCAAGCTCCTTGACAGGGTGCGCTCAGGCGAGGCGGCCTACGATTTCATCGAGATCATGGCATGCCCAGGCGGGTGCATCGGCGGAGGCGGGCAGCCCATCGGGACCAACACCGAGAGGCGGCTGGAACGGATCGCGGCCACATATCAGGCCGACCGGGGCATGCCCATGAGGAAGTCCCATGAGAACCCAGCAATCAAGCAGCTATACGAGGAGTTCTTGAAGGCTCCGCTGGGAGAGCGCTCCCACGAACTGCTGCACACGCACTACGTTGCGCGCGGAAAGTGGAAAACCGTGTAG
- a CDS encoding ABC transporter ATP-binding protein, with protein MDADALVQVRNLKKHFPIRRGAWKRVAGCVRAVDDVSFDIREGETLGLVGESGCGKTTAGRCILRAIGPTSGKILFRRRRDEEPVDLAALNKSELRAVRRDMQLVFQDPYSSLNPRMTVKDIIGEPLLVNRAARGAELDARVADLMERVGLRPEYMARYPHAFSGGQRQRIGIARALALNPKLIVCDESVSALDVSIQAQILNLLQDLQDERRLTYLFIAHDLSVIEHISDRVAVMYVGKIVELAESSELFTCPKHPYTEALLSAAPKPDPRLKTARILLQGEVADPADPPSGCYFHPRCAYASEICSKEAPELRMVGARASGAGIGGGSERLVACHLAETLELAGMGASRE; from the coding sequence ATGGATGCTGACGCCCTCGTGCAGGTGCGCAACTTGAAGAAGCACTTCCCCATTCGCAGAGGGGCCTGGAAGAGAGTCGCCGGATGCGTGAGGGCCGTGGACGATGTTAGCTTCGATATAAGGGAAGGGGAAACGCTCGGGCTCGTGGGCGAGAGCGGTTGCGGCAAGACCACCGCCGGGCGGTGCATACTGCGGGCCATCGGTCCCACAAGCGGAAAGATCCTCTTCAGGCGGAGGCGCGACGAAGAGCCCGTTGATCTGGCAGCACTGAACAAGAGCGAACTCAGGGCGGTACGTAGAGACATGCAGCTTGTGTTCCAAGACCCCTACTCCTCCCTCAATCCGCGCATGACCGTCAAGGATATCATAGGCGAACCGCTCCTAGTTAACAGAGCGGCCAGGGGCGCAGAACTCGACGCGCGCGTGGCCGATCTCATGGAAAGGGTGGGGCTCAGGCCCGAGTATATGGCGAGATATCCCCATGCTTTCAGCGGAGGTCAGAGGCAACGGATCGGAATCGCGAGGGCCTTGGCCCTCAACCCGAAGCTGATCGTATGCGACGAGTCAGTGTCGGCTCTCGACGTGTCGATTCAGGCGCAGATACTCAATCTCCTTCAGGATCTCCAGGATGAGCGCCGTCTGACGTACCTGTTCATCGCCCACGACCTCAGTGTCATCGAGCACATAAGCGACCGAGTGGCCGTGATGTATGTTGGTAAGATAGTGGAACTAGCCGAGTCGTCCGAGCTATTCACATGTCCCAAACACCCATATACTGAAGCCCTGCTCTCCGCGGCGCCGAAACCGGATCCCCGGCTCAAGACCGCTCGTATCCTGCTCCAAGGAGAGGTGGCGGATCCGGCCGACCCGCCATCGGGATGCTACTTCCATCCGCGATGCGCCTACGCCAGCGAGATCTGCAGCAAAGAAGCGCCCGAGTTGAGAATGGTCGGCGCGCGCGCCAGTGGCGCCGGCATCGGAGGCGGAAGCGAGCGCCTCGTAGCCTGTCATCTCGCGGAAACTCTCGAGCTGGCTGGGATGGGCGCGTCGCGCGAGTGA
- a CDS encoding ABC transporter ATP-binding protein, whose protein sequence is MHDELLEVDDLRTYFFLDEGAVKALDGVSFTVRRGRTLGIVGESGCGKSVAALSILRLLGHKGKIVSGSVKLYGDEFGPLGHVDLARLNPTGPKMKAIRGKDIAIIFQEPMTSFCPVYSIGNQIIEAILLHQHVRPEQARSRAVDMLRKVGIPQPELRIDEYPYQLSGGMRQRAMIAMALCCHPKLLIADEPTTALDVTIQAQILDLMRSLQREFGMAIMLITHNLGVVAEMAEDVIVMYLGRIVERGPVDELFHNPLHPYTRALMKSIPRMGSGAKGRLESIKGAVPDGYNIPHGCSFHPRCPEYRKGQCNMRVPVLAEMSPGHQVACLLFGEVSADGC, encoded by the coding sequence ATGCATGACGAGTTGCTAGAGGTTGACGACCTCAGAACATATTTCTTCCTCGACGAGGGCGCCGTGAAGGCGCTCGACGGCGTGAGCTTCACGGTCAGGCGAGGAAGAACCCTGGGCATAGTCGGGGAGAGCGGGTGCGGAAAGAGCGTGGCCGCCCTATCTATCCTCAGGCTCCTGGGGCATAAGGGCAAGATCGTGAGCGGCAGCGTGAAGCTATACGGAGATGAATTCGGGCCGTTGGGCCATGTGGACCTGGCCAGGCTCAATCCAACCGGTCCCAAGATGAAGGCCATCCGCGGCAAGGACATCGCCATCATATTCCAGGAGCCGATGACATCCTTCTGCCCTGTCTACTCCATCGGCAACCAGATCATCGAGGCCATACTGCTCCACCAACACGTCCGCCCCGAGCAGGCCAGAAGCCGCGCCGTCGACATGCTCCGAAAGGTGGGCATTCCCCAGCCCGAACTGCGAATCGACGAGTATCCTTACCAGCTCAGCGGCGGAATGAGGCAGAGAGCCATGATCGCCATGGCCCTGTGTTGTCATCCCAAACTCCTCATAGCCGATGAGCCCACAACAGCGCTCGACGTGACCATTCAAGCCCAGATACTCGATCTCATGCGTTCACTGCAACGCGAGTTCGGGATGGCGATCATGCTGATCACACACAATCTGGGCGTGGTGGCGGAGATGGCGGAGGACGTGATCGTGATGTACCTCGGCCGAATCGTGGAGCGCGGCCCGGTGGATGAACTCTTCCACAACCCGCTGCACCCGTATACAAGAGCACTCATGAAGTCCATTCCGAGAATGGGAAGCGGCGCGAAAGGACGTCTTGAGTCCATAAAGGGAGCGGTGCCCGACGGCTACAACATACCTCACGGGTGCTCGTTTCATCCAAGGTGCCCCGAGTACCGGAAGGGGCAGTGCAATATGCGTGTTCCTGTACTCGCCGAGATGTCGCCGGGCCACCAAGTAGCCTGCTTGCTGTTCGGGGAGGTGAGCGCAGATGGATGCTGA
- a CDS encoding ABC transporter permease produces the protein MRDDRVPVPGEEGEFEGDERIYVASQWQLTWWKFRKHQLAKVSGILLILIYLSAIFCECLAPYDPNTYSAACIYAPPQQMRFVDSQGRWHWRPFVYGYRREIDPDTLRKVYMPDEGKIYPIYFFTRGQPYKMWGFWQTDVHLMSVKEGSLFLWGADRMGRDLFSRVLYGSRISTSIGLIGVFISFVLGVMIGGFSGYLGGVFDVIVQRLIEFLRSIPTTPLWMGLSAALPPHWPPLRVYFGITVILSLMSWTDLARVVRSKFLSLREEEFVVAARLAGASEFRIVFRHMAPSFLSHIIASITLSIPGMILGETSLSFLGLGLRPPVVSWGVLLQEAQNVRSVALAPWLLLPGLMVIVTVLAFNFLGDGLRDAADPYSR, from the coding sequence GGTCCCCGTGCCGGGAGAGGAAGGCGAATTTGAGGGCGACGAGAGGATTTATGTGGCGTCTCAGTGGCAACTGACATGGTGGAAGTTCAGGAAGCACCAGCTCGCGAAGGTCAGCGGCATACTCCTCATCCTCATCTACCTGTCTGCGATATTCTGCGAGTGCCTGGCGCCTTACGATCCCAACACCTATAGCGCAGCGTGCATATACGCCCCTCCGCAGCAAATGCGCTTCGTTGACAGCCAGGGCAGATGGCACTGGAGGCCCTTCGTATACGGGTATCGAAGAGAGATCGACCCCGACACTCTGAGGAAGGTGTACATGCCAGATGAAGGCAAGATATACCCTATCTACTTCTTCACCAGAGGACAGCCCTACAAAATGTGGGGCTTCTGGCAGACTGACGTTCACCTCATGAGCGTTAAGGAAGGAAGCCTGTTCCTCTGGGGCGCCGACAGGATGGGCAGAGACCTGTTCTCCAGGGTGCTCTACGGATCGAGGATATCCACTTCAATAGGGTTGATCGGAGTGTTCATAAGCTTCGTCCTCGGAGTCATGATAGGCGGGTTTTCCGGCTACCTGGGAGGGGTATTCGACGTGATCGTCCAGCGCTTGATCGAGTTCCTCCGGAGCATCCCCACCACGCCGCTGTGGATGGGTCTGAGCGCTGCCCTCCCGCCACACTGGCCCCCTCTTCGGGTATACTTCGGCATTACAGTAATACTGTCCCTGATGAGCTGGACCGATCTGGCTAGGGTCGTAAGAAGCAAGTTCCTCTCTTTGCGAGAGGAGGAGTTTGTGGTGGCTGCAAGACTAGCAGGCGCCAGCGAATTCAGAATTGTGTTCCGGCACATGGCGCCGTCGTTTCTGAGTCACATCATCGCTTCCATCACCCTTTCGATCCCTGGGATGATCCTCGGAGAGACCAGCCTGAGCTTCCTCGGACTTGGACTGCGTCCGCCCGTCGTGAGCTGGGGTGTGCTGTTGCAGGAGGCTCAGAACGTGAGGTCAGTCGCCCTGGCGCCCTGGCTGCTGCTGCCGGGGCTGATGGTGATCGTAACGGTGCTGGCGTTCAACTTCCTCGGAGATGGACTCCGCGACGCGGCAGACCCGTATTCCAGGTGA